A genomic region of Friedmanniella luteola contains the following coding sequences:
- a CDS encoding glycosyltransferase family 2 protein yields the protein MSARSWPGVSVVMPVLNEERHLAAAVQRVLDQDYPGELEVILAVGPSRDATHEIAARLAADDDRIRVVDNPAGRTPHALNLGVAAARHDLVVRVDGHGELTDGYIARAVELLEETGAANVGGVMDAQGHSAFEQAVASAYTTRLGLGGTAFHLADSPAGEAETVFLGVFRKEALAAVGGFDETMHRAQDWELNYRLRGSGRRIWFSPELRVTYRPRSSLRALVQQMYDTGKWRREVVRRHPETANLRYLAPPVAVTGIAVGTVAGLVGELAGSRLLKVGFAAPLGYLAIVVVGAATAGPMPARARAWLPVVLAATHLSWGTGFLVGLRRTRP from the coding sequence ATGAGCGCACGCAGCTGGCCCGGGGTCAGCGTCGTCATGCCCGTGCTGAACGAGGAGCGGCACCTCGCGGCCGCCGTCCAGCGGGTCCTCGACCAGGACTACCCGGGCGAGCTCGAGGTCATCCTGGCCGTCGGGCCGAGCCGTGACGCCACCCACGAGATCGCCGCGCGGCTCGCGGCCGACGACGACCGCATCCGGGTCGTCGACAACCCCGCGGGGCGCACCCCGCACGCCCTCAACCTGGGTGTCGCGGCGGCCCGGCACGACCTGGTCGTCCGGGTCGACGGGCACGGCGAGCTGACCGACGGCTACATCGCCCGCGCGGTCGAGCTGCTCGAGGAGACGGGCGCGGCCAACGTCGGCGGGGTGATGGACGCCCAGGGGCACTCGGCCTTCGAGCAGGCCGTCGCCTCGGCCTACACCACCCGGCTCGGCCTGGGCGGCACCGCCTTCCACCTGGCCGACTCACCGGCCGGGGAGGCCGAGACGGTGTTCCTCGGGGTCTTCCGCAAGGAGGCCCTGGCGGCGGTGGGCGGCTTCGACGAGACCATGCACCGGGCGCAGGACTGGGAGCTCAACTACCGGTTGCGGGGGAGCGGGCGGCGGATCTGGTTCTCCCCGGAGCTCCGGGTCACCTACCGGCCGCGCTCCTCCCTGCGGGCCCTGGTCCAGCAGATGTACGACACGGGCAAGTGGCGCCGCGAGGTCGTGCGCCGTCACCCCGAGACGGCCAACCTGCGCTACCTGGCGCCGCCGGTGGCGGTCACCGGCATCGCCGTCGGCACGGTCGCCGGCCTGGTCGGGGAGCTGGCGGGGTCCCGGCTGCTCAAGGTCGGCTTCGCCGCCCCCCTCGGCTACCTGGCGATCGTCGTCGTCGGCGCCGCGACCGCCGGGCCGATGCCGGCCCGGGCCCGCGCCTGGCTGCCCGTGGTCCTCGCGGCGACCCACCTGTCGTGGGGGACCGGCTTCCTGGTCGGGCTGCGCCGCACCCGTCCCTGA